The Lineus longissimus chromosome 8, tnLinLong1.2, whole genome shotgun sequence region GGATGGCAAAATTGACAATTGTTGGTCATTGTATTTTTGGATGTTCTGGCTACATCAATGGCCTTTCTTCAAAACACCAAACGATTACAACTATTTTTGATTAGATGCAATTCAAAACACAGTCGATTTTAAACAATTTACCCTATTATTCACCACTTAAAATGAGATCTACtagaaaataataaaatatatgaAGAGAAAATTCTACACAACACAACAAAAAACTCTGACTAAATATCACATTCTACACATAAATCATCAATAAAAATACCTATAACGAAAAACTAGCTACCAAAATCTACTACAAAACAGATAGCATATTAAAGTGAAAAACGGAAAATAATTTACGTAACATTAGGAAtcataaaaaaagaaaatctccaaGATAATCACATAGGTGGTCGtcataatacagtggaacctcccttagcggacacctctctattaaggacaacctctctattaaggacactagttttgatcccaaattggttgtttccattcaatttgacctctctaatcacgacacctctctattaaggacagcacttgtcagtcccgggggcgtccttaatagagaggttctactgtagtagcGCTTTCACCTGTCCAACTCCTGTGCTAGTTTAAAGCACCTATGCATGGCCTATGCCTATGCCATAACTACTTTGTTCCAAGGAAGCTTTTCGCTCCCTGGCGGTGATGAGGTTGCTTGAAAACACAAGTATCATTAAAGGAGGCCAAACTCACCCCGTGGGGCTAAGCCTAATTTTCCTCCAGTTGCAATTGCAGCGGGAAAATGCCCTTCTAAATCAAGCCTATACAGAGGAATGGTTCGTAGTCCAGTAAGTCTGGCCTGAAATACGGGGTAACTTgaacaaattgcaacagaaGGTTTCTCTGCTGGAACTTGTTGTACAGACCCAACAAAACATTATGGCACAAGTTAAGTGATGTCAAGTAGCTCTTCAGCAGAAAAATTGAGCCCAGCAGTTCCAATGTTACAGcttttttacttaaaaagtgTCAGCTGAGTGATGAATCAGGAACAATCAAGTGGCTCTAATAACCAGGTTGCAAAGTGCATGACAATATTTCTGCCCTAAAGGGGTACGTCTTTCAtatttactggtggttcaggaaaaCAGAACCGCagatattgtttttgtttttttaagaaCGAAACATGCCTTCATTTGCACGCTCCAGCAAACAAGTCCAAACGCTCCCAGTGGATGCAAGTTAGGGCTCCCGATGGGCAAGAGTACCTATTTTCTCGCCTGATACCGGCGCCAGAATCCCTGGATAGTCTCCGCGGCACTCCTGACCCGTCGTATCCTAGCAACCCGTTCCTTCTCGTGTTTTACCCTCTCCATGTATTTCGGCTCCCGTTCCTCTTCTTTGTAGGCCTGGATTCTCTGGCTTGGAGGATCACCATCGATAGCATCGGAATTCAGCAGCGCGTCTGTTTAAATGAAAGAATGAAGGCAGGTTAAAACTGGCAAGTAGGTCGAGGCCAGCAGTGTATAGGACAGTAGCAAGGGGGGAGAGGGGGACAAATGGTCTTTGACAGCACTTCTGTTCAACTGAAGGAATGAAGTAGGCAACTGGCTGATCAGTTAAGACAAACAGTGTTCAGGGCTGTAGCTAGAGAGTGGGTACCATAggtaacaacaacaaaaatttaATGCCGATTTTGGCCAATTTTTAGCCTATCAGAGGACAAAAGTGGTGatttgcccccctccccccaagacCGAAACAGCTACCTACAAGCCTTGGAATAttgttcaaatgaaatgataaagTAGGTCAATACTGGTTGGTTAAGGCCAGCAGTTTATCTGTTCCAATGAATTTAGCCTCTATGTTTTTACCAATTGAGTATTTTCCACTGAATGGTCTAGTAGATTTAAGATCAACAGGCCTTTTCCAAATATTTCTGGGTCCAAACTTGGCAAGGGATGCATTCTCGTCCCTGAAAAGCTAACAGTTTACTTACCAAACATTTTAGCCTTTGTTTTAGTCTCCTTTGCCCCTGGGGACGGTTTCCTCCTACTCGCACCATGCCCATCACTCAGCATGCAACTCAGCGCACTATCAAAGCCTTTATCCTTCAAGGTCATCTTACGTAGGTCAAGGTCGCCCCGGGTGTTGACCTCACTTGGTAAATATGTATCGTCTGCTTGGTCACGAGCTGGTTCCGGAAACGACAGTGGTTTTGAATCAGATGCTGGTGACGGATCACGAAAATCACCAAAAGCCCTCAAATTTTTCctatttttctcatttctatcaGATCTTGACCTTTGTTTTAATTTCCTTTCAGGATGTTTATGAGAACAGTTAGAGTTCTTATCACTTTTTTTGGCAGAGGCAGATTTTGTATCCATTTTTGCAAAGTCTTTCAATAATTTCGAAGCCGCATCGTCAAAAGTGTTGACATCGTTGCTGTGGCTTTTCACAAGGAGAGGTACATTTCCCAACAGGCCCTCAGTGTCGTAGCTTTGCGCAAAATCCTTCGGCGATGCACTCTTCATCCGTAGAATATCCCCCGGGCGGACGCCAGACCAAGAATCTATTGGAGAGCTCGAGCGATGCGATGAATTCCATTTTTCTCCAGGATCACCATTACACGACAAAAACTCCGTAGAATTCCCCGAGGACGGCCGCGACGTTGTCCCAGAGTTCCATTTTTCCGTAATCGCGGTGTGTTTTTCACTTGATTTCGGTGGCAATGATGAGGAGCGCCACCTATCACCAGTGCTTGGTCTCGAAGATACGGGGGAGTAACCATTATTCCATTTGTCGCTTGCAGACGCATGCTGTTTTGCCTGACCCATCGTCCAACCATTCGTCACAGACTCCTGTCTACTGGGCAATGGAGGCTTTGTAAATATCGGCGACGACTTCTTTTCCACGTCGAAACTGCCGCTGGCAAATTCAGATCTCTCTCCACTTTCACATTCACACAGTGTAGCCTTTATAAACGGATAGTTCTCCTTCTCAGCACTAGATGTCACTTTCTGAGATTTtcccttgttcatttcactaaaCATCTTGAATGAAGATTCGTGTTTAAATGCATAGTCTAAAGCAGACTGGCCATTTTGATTTCTGTTAAACTTCATTTCACCTGAACCATCCAGTTCAAACCCCTCAGCACCATTTTCTAAGGGTCCATTCCTGAGTTCAGATTTTGCATCAACACACCCAGTTTTGTCAACTTTGTCATTCTGTATGATTTCAGATTTTCCATCCAACCAGCCAGATTTCGGAACTATTTTAGCACTGCCTTTATAAGGCTTGAACGCAGACACAACATTCTCATTCAAACTCTCACCATTCTGATATCGTTCAGGAATTGACTTCACGATATTTTCCCGCTCTGCAAACGAGGCCAAAAGCTCGCTCTTATCTGCGTCAGTGGTGTTCAAACCACTGAAACCACTCATTTGAAAACTCTCATATCCACTGGAGTTAAACGTCTTGTCCGTGGAACTAAACATGCCCGGTGAGCTCCTAGTTTCTCGAAACATTCGTAACTTTTCCTTGAACTCGTGTAATTTCTGCCTGGTTGCTGCTTCACGGAGTTCCAACTCTTCAGCAACGGTGTTAATCCTCTGCCGTTGGAGATTGGATTCTTTCTGGAatgaaaatgcaatgaaatttcATGGTAACCggtgatgaaatatttgtttgaaaaaaatgaagcaATTTATTCAGTATCgtcatgaataaataaacaatGAATGTACCACTATATTTTTGTAAGATTTTGCAAATTTttggtttacaaaatgatgaatCCCATGCAGGGTTTCCGCCAaaggggggatggggggatgggggattcatccccccctaaaatatttcaaaggggggatatcccccttaattttgagcactaaagtttgttttactgtcaaatgagtaatttttatgatttgatatgtaaaataagagcatttgggagccaattgtagcggttttagggccaaaaaacgtctcaggaggggtcatataccctttttaagaaaaaaaaaattttagaaaaaaaaatcttttttggaaaatttctttttttttgctCCGTCccttaatcctggcggaaaccctgccaTGACTTCCGTTGATATGATCATAAAACCGCTGGCACATCGAAAATAGGGATTCTTTTTCCACAAAATGGGTCCAACTTAGTCTCAGCTCCACATATTcactgtttatttattcatcatcatcatcatcatatcatatcattaccggcgtcgtaaccctattggatttttgccggaggtatggagtccactataggctactgtccacctatgtgggatcttttacttgccctggcatagacactcaggtacaagggaccacggcttttagtctcatccgacagaccctcgagtatttcatacgttaacgtacgtgttgtgaagagccaggaattttagttccttgaaagccacgccggttcatccagaaatacaatcctgggttctccccgggatcgaacccgggccctattgcgtggtagccagcagtgttaaccactgggCTATGAGGCTCTGTTCATGTTATCGTCCATAAAAGGGATTTCACAGAACCAGAACTTTGGCAGACTTTTCATGTGATAGATGTCTAAAACCTATTacaatgcagtagaacctctcttttaaggactcCTTAGGACAACAAAGGCTTTTCTtattggagaggtgtcctgattagagaggtcaaattgaatggaaacaaacaatttgggTTCAAAACTAGTCCTTAAgagggagggtgtccttaacggGGTGGGTGTCCTCAATGGAgagggtgcccttaatagagtggtgtccgctaagggaagttctactgtaattagtcAGCTGCCAGTGagaaaagcgctttgagaaggCCAACTTGGAAAGGCACTATACAACTGCTTTGAATTGCGTTGTATTGTGTcatattgtgttgtgttgtgtcgTATTGTATTAATTTGTATcatattgtgttgtgttgtgtcatATTCTATTAATTTGTATcatattgtgttgtgttgtgtcatATTCTATTGTATcatattgtgttgtgttgtgtcatATTAATTTGTATtatattgtgttgtgttgtgtcatATTCTATTGCAAcatattgtgttgtgttgtgtcgTATTGTATTAATTTGTATCATATTGTGCTGTGTTGTGTCATATTCTATTAATTTGTATCATATTGTGCTGTGTTGTGTCATATTCTATTAATTTGTATcatattgtgttgtgttgtgtcatATTCTATTAATTTGTATcatattgtgttgtgttgtgtcatATTCTATTAATTTGTATAttattgtgttgtgttgtgtcatATTGTATTAATTTGTATAttattgtgttgtgttgtgtcatATTGTATTAATTTGTATATTATTGTGTTCTGTTGTGTCATATTGTATTAATTTGTATAttattgtgttgtgttgtgacATATTGTATTAATTTGTATAttattgtgttgtgttgtgtcatATTCTATTAATTTGTATAttattgtgttgtgttgtgtcatattgtattgtatatactttcaaaacaaaacgtaCCACGTGGTGATTCCTTTCCTCGATATGTAACTTCTCCAAAACTCGACGCGTATTGAGAGATCCATCCGATTTTATCAGCTGGCTGTACTTTTCCTCCACCGACTTTGGTCGCATCTGACTGCTAGTCGGACAGTCCTTATCATCAGATGAGCCGGCTTGGTCAATCTTGAGCTTGACATGATCAAGTCTCCTCTCTATTTTGGCCTGAAGGTTGGAATTAAGATAAGTCAGTCATCAATTTTTCCCAAGCTTTCACTTTTTCATATTTCCTGAACTTTAACCCTTCCACAACAACCGCCAGGATCAGGGGGAGACCTGGAGACCGTTGGAAATCGTGTCAAAGCAGTTTGTAGACTTGTTATAAGATGGCGCTGCAATTTCTAACTGAAACTTGGTGCCCCAATAATGTTTTTTTGGACAACCCTGTTTACATATAGATCTGAGACATTATTAtatagtccattcataaatCTATGTCCACATtgttttgggctctggagcacaaactacttgttggatttctttgaaattagtTTTTTATGATCTGGGGTTCGAACCCAAAGAACAATTTTACAATTTCGTAACCATGacgatgaaattattttttgtatgtataatAGTGTACATCAACATAGTGCATTGGATTTAGACATTTTTTGCTCTGTACGTTTTTTTTATCCAATCTGGGTGAAACCTTCAGGTTGTTTTTTTTGTCCCTACCTCTCGTTTCTTCAACTGTTTCTCAGCAATCCTCTCCTGTTTGATGAGGTCAGACTCTGCCCCTTCGTGTTTCAACTTCAGGATGTAGGCATGTTGAGAGGCGAGCTGTTCTCTTGTCTGGTTAGCTTTATGGCTGAAATAGAAAGAATCACCATGTAAGATTAGGCTTATCAGGAGAACCATAGCTATTCTCCCTAAATGTTTGTTCAGAATCTGCACCCTCATGTCCCCAGATTCAGGATGTAGGCATGTTGAGAGGCAAACTGTTCTCTGGTTTAGTCAGCTTTATGGCTGAAATCGAAAGAATCACCATGTAAGATTAGGCCTATCACGAGAACCATAGCTATTCTCTCTAAATGTTTGTTCAGAATCTGCACCCTCATGTCCACAGCTTCAGGATGTAGGCATGCTGAGAGGCAAGCTGTCCCCTCTGGTTTGGTCAGTTTTATGGCTGCAATAGAAAAATCACCATGTAAGATTTGGCCTATCAGAACCATAGCTATTCTCTCTAAATGTTTGTTCAGAATCTGCACCCTCATGTCCCCAACTTCAGGATGTAGGCATGTTGAGAGGCAAGCTGTCCCCTCTGGTTTGGTCAGTTTTATGGCTGCAATAGAAAAATCACCATGTAAGATTTGGCCTATCAGGAGAACCATAGCTATTCTCTCTAAATGTTTGTTCAGAATCTGCACCCTCATGTCCCGAACTTCAGGACGTAGGCATGTTGAGAGGCAAACTGTTCTCTGGTTTAGTCAGCTTTATGGCTGAAATAGAAAGAATCACCATGTAAGATTAGGCCTATCAGGAGAACCATAGCTATTCTCTCTAAATGTTTGTTCAGAATCTGCACCCTCATGTCCCCAGGTTCGGGACGTAGGCATGCTGAGAGGCAAGCTGTTATCTGGTCTGGTTGGCTTTATGGCTGAAATAGAAAGAATCACCATGTAAGATTAGGCCTATCAGGAGAACCATAGCTATTCTCTCTAAATGTTTGTTCAGAATCTGCACCCTCATGCCCCACCTCGGGACGTAGGCCTGTTGAGAGGCAAGCTGTCCTCTGGTTTGGTCAGCTACGGCTACATTAGAAATGGTCTCCATGATATAACAGTGGTGATATACTGGCCTAAATTTCTTTTCCATAGCCCTGTCACAGGGCAAGATGTCCTGTTTTTCCCCCAGTCAATGGTAAATGGGGTCATAAGTTTCTAAATGGGGTATACACGGGTGATCATTACAAGTTTCTGACAGTTATCGAGGTAATCAGATTATAAACTGTACCCAGGAGGTAGGATTGCTGAAGAATTCTAAAGCGCACATTTTCCATAATGCACAGAGACGTGGACTTCAATACCTACCTGATTTCCTTCATCAGTATCTCCAACTGTTCACGTTTGATGTGACTCTTCCAATCCTGCATCTTCTTTTCCTCATCAAGCTGGTGATTCAACGCTTTCTCAATTTTATCATTCAACTTCTTGATTTCTTTTTCACGCTTCTTTTCATAAGGGGACTTGTATTTGCCTGAAAGTACGTGTACCATGGAAGATGAGTCATTTCGCCAAGAATCAATTCTGCCACTCCAAGTATGATCTTCAATCTCCATAGGGGAGGTTATGATTTCTTGCAATTTGTTACCTCTTCTGTGCAGAGTATTCACCAGAAATCACAATTCAAATGCCACTGAATACCAGTTCTATTTTCTGAACGTTAAAATGACGTTTTTAATAGAGTGGTGACGTCAGTAACCTCACACTAGTGTTTGCAGAAATCAGACTCCTTACCGTTTAAAATACAATGTACCCCTGTACATTTTcctataaggtagaatggggtatttgtagccccggtttaattgtagcccctgcctatgatattgattgatatccccatgcaacAAACagtgcaggggctacaattaaaccggggctacaattaccccattctaccttatttCTTATGTTCTTTACATTTTCACAAATAGAATTTCTTTTTTGGTGTTTTAAACCCTTTTTTCTGGAGATAAAGACATGAAATTTGCACACATGAATATATAATACATTAGCTTTATGATTGGAAGATTTTATTCATATATGAGTGGTCTTGTAATAAAATTCACATGTTGCATCCCTGCAAAAAGAATTTGTTATCCTTCCCATCAGCAAAATAGTTCAATCTGACCGTGTCTCGTACCTCTTGAGCTGTTTCCCGACGGAGGCCGTTCACCAGATTCCCCTTTTGTGGAAAAACGGTCAGTAGATGTCTGTGCTCTTGGCCCGCCTGAATGAAAATAGGAAAGGTGTCAATTTCAGCAAAAATGAAATATGCAGCCTGCAATATATGTTGTACATTTTCTATAGAAGAAACAATGAAAACCAATAATTGGACGACAAAACAAATAGCTGATGGCTTGAAAAATTGGAATTAGAAAGTAATTGCTAAGATCATACGAAGTCAACAAGtccttgttttcaatgaaactcaatCATGTCTATTGTGAATAACGCATCGGCGCTCGGCGATATTCGGCGACaatggcagttaaagggttaatataCTCCAGTATGCTAATTGTAAACTCGCGACCAATGTCTGGAGTCTGTACAACTGCAACCTGTTTATCTCTGATAGCAATGTCGGTATATTGGATCTGTGGATTGCAACAAAGCAGATATTGTTTTTTCTCACACAAAAACTAAagagaataaaaaatcattctgTCCCAAATATCGTTAGTGATGTGTTATACAACTTACTACCGCTCGAGGCGGGTCGTTTCGTCATCACAATCTTCTCCCGTTTTTCCTCCTTTGTGACAACACTCTTCAGATCTCCGGTACTAGCAGACGGATGGCAAACGGGTCTGAAATTTTGCAAAAGTCAGTTATTGACCACGATGGCAGAAAATAGACTTGAAACTGACCATAGTGGCTGTGTAGGTGATGTCATCGCAGTAAGGGGCTGTTCCAAAATTTaagtgaagccaatagaaatgaaacatttttgTTCAGGGGAGGGGATTAGGGGGTcataatatttttttctaattttttttccaaaaaagccTTGATCAAAATAAagtcaaaaaaatatttatgaCCCTCCCTGAAATGTTTTCTGGTCCTCAAAATGCCCAAATCTGCTCCTAAATGCCTGGTTTTTTGCCATTCaactgacctctctaatcaggacacctctctattaaggacagcacttgtcatgCCCGAGGGTGTACTTAAAAGAGAGTAGCTATTGtaattcaaaattcaacatttttaaagtAAGACTGTACCTCTCAGTTTTAGTGTTTGTCGCACTTGAGGTAATCCTAGGATTAGTCTGACACTCGTGGTTAACAATGAGGTCCCTGAGGTGCCGCAGACACTGGCAAAATAACTGAGGAGTGGAAACGCCTGGAAGAATGAAACAAAACCATAATACAAAGTGTAGAAAAACCTCAAAAAGTGTGGCACTCCAATAAATAACTGACAGAAAAGAAACCTGTTGAATAGAAATGAATTTATATTGCTTTAACTGATAGGTTTCAATCAAATTTAATTCACGCATAACAAAATCGATGAATCATCACCAAAGGATCGAGTTTTGTGGAGGCTCCTATTCAATGGTGAGATGATGATCCACCTTTCAAATGCATAAAATAGACCGTTGGTTCTGAGAGTAGCAGGGTTtaagtttaaggaattaatTGAGGTCGTCACCAGAAGTGGCTTCATGAAACCCAAGCAAACTGATGTGATTTGCGGCCTCATGAGAAAGCTTCCCAAGCAGTTTCCCAAGCAAACTGATGTGATTTGCGGCCTCATGAGAAAGCTTCCCAAGCAGTTTCCCAAGCAAACTGATGCGATTTGCGGCCTCATGAGAAAGCTTCCCAAGCAGTTTCCCAAGCAAACTGATGTGATTTGCGGCCTCATGAGAAAGCTTCCCAAGCAGTTTCCCAAGCAAACTGATGTGATTTGTGCCCTCAAGAGAAAGCTTCCCAAGCAGTTTCCCAAGCAAACtgatgtgatttgtggcctcaAGAGAAAGCTTCCCAAGCAGTTTCCCAAGCAAACTGATGTGATTTGCGGCCTCATGAGAAAGCTTCCTAAGCAGTTTCCCAAGCAAACTGATGTGATTAGCAACCTTATGAGAAAGCTTCCCAAGCAGTTTTCCAAGCAAACTGATGTGATTTGCAGCCTCATGAGAAAGCTTCCCAAGCAGTTTCCCAAGCAAACTGATGTGATTTACGGCCTCATGAGAAAGCTTCCCAAGCAAACTGATGTGATTTGCGGCCTCATGAGAAAGCTTCCCAAGCAGTTTCCCAAGCAAACTGATGTGATTAGCGGCCTCATGAGAAAGCTTCCCAAGCAGTTTCCCAAGCAACTGATGTGATTTGCGGCCTCATGAGAAAGCTTTCCAAGCAGTTTCCCAAGCAAACTGATGTGATTTGCGGCCTCATGAGAAAGCTTCCCAAGCAGTTTCCCAAGCAAACTGATGTGATTTGCGGCCTCATGAGAAAGCTTCCCAAGCAGTTTCCCAAGCAAACTGATGTGATTTATGGCCTCATGAGAAAGCTTCCCAAGCAGTTTCCCAAGCAAACTGATGTGATTTACGGCCTCATGAGAAAGCTTCCCAAGCAGTTTCCCAAGCAAACTGATGTGATTAGCGGCCTTATGTGAAAGCTTCCCAAGCAGTTTCCCAAGCAAACTGATGTGATTTGCAGCCTCATGAGAAAGCTTCCCAAGCAGTTTCCCAAGCAAACTGATGTGATTAGCGGCCTCATGAGAAAACTTCCCAAGCAGTTTCCCAAGCAAACTGATGTGATTTACGGCCTCATGAGAAAGCTTCCCAAGCAGTTTCCCATGCAAACTGATGTGATTTACGGCCTCATGAGAAAGCTTCCCTAGCAGTTTCCCAAGCAAACTGATGTGATTTGCGGCCTCATGAGAAAGCTTCCCAAGCAGTTTCCCAAGCAAACTGATGGGATTTGCGGCATCATGAGAAAGCTTCCCAAGCAGTTTCCCAAGCAAACTGATGGGATTTGCGGCATCATGAGAAAGCTTCCCAAGCAGTTTCCCAAGCAAACTGATGTGATTTGCGGCCTCATGAGAAAGCTTCCCAAGCAGTTTCCCAAGCAAACTGATGGGATTTGCGGCATCATGAGAAAGCTTCCCAAGCAGTTTCCCAAGCAAACTGATGGGATTTGCGGCATCATGAGAAAGCTTCCCAAGCAGTTTCCCAAGCAAACTGATGGGATTTGCGGCATCATGAGAAAGCTTAGCAGGGGGACTTGTAAAAATGTATACAAGAAGCTAATAAGTAAGTGTGCATGCACTGATAATAAATGAAAGGTGCTATAAGGATGTGTGGATCAAGTTGTTTATACTCACCTTGGGTCAGAGGATTTTTCACTTTACCCGCAACGAAATCCTTCATTAGGTCTTCACAGAATATCTTATCCTCATCAGTCAACTTTGAGCTGGTTAAAGTCGCATCGTCAGAATTGGCCGAAACCTAAAATCAAATGGGTCAGATTTCGTTATTCTCATTGTTGCCACAATGCCTGTAAATGAATTGCCGTAGACAACACCTCGAGATATTTCAAATCAATGTCTGTACAATAGCTACTGGTGCAGATGGGCCAAAGTTCTACTGACAAGCTATATGCCAGTTGTTGCTCTTAAAAAGTAATTCCTGGTTACTTGGGCGGCTTGAAGTGATACTATGaagtgatttacaactttgcggaaatacgtccgtttttaattgttgatcacaaatgtaaagctcaaattttccatttttgattagatttattataaaatagcTGAATGTAAACCTCCGCGaccgtgaaaatgttcatgttgtgacgtcatcaacgaaaacagcatcgaagcgagccgtccgggcgggattaaaccataaatttctagaaaatgtgcatttcgattcgaaaaccttaccgatttatgagaaagtgacgtagtcatttgtcaaaaacagctaaaacattatatggtgaaatttgacacgagttaccttTTAAAACTAGCGAGTACACATTTCTTCCTGGAATAAGACAGCTGGTATATTCTGCTTGCTTGGAAAACTAACCTGGAACATTTTACTTGAGATGATTCCAAGGACGTTATGCTAAAAATAGAACCAAGTCTTACCTGTCCTAACTTAATCAAAGTCAGTTCAGCCTCCAGTTGTCCTATTCGACGCTGTAGCTGCCTGATAAGAGATTTATCGTCAATCTCCTCATTTTTCCTGACGGTATTAGTAATGCATGCAACTCTTTGAGCAAATCTACAAGTTGATAGCGTTTCGCCGAGGTTGGAATACTCCAGATTTAATGTAGCAATCATGGAAGTCATGCAGTTACCacctgaaatagaaataaacataaatCTAACAAATAAACATAAATCTAAGAAATTAAACATAAATCTAACAAATAAACATAAATCTAACGAATAAACATACATCTAACGAATAAACATAAATCTAACGAATAAACATAAATCTAACGAATAAACATAAATCTAACGAATAAACATAAATCTGACAAATTAAACATAAATCTAACAAATAAACATAAATCTGACAAATAATCATAAATCTAACAAAGCGAAGATGAGGGCATCTTTTTCAAGCTGTAATTGGTCGCCACAGAGATTTTACCTGCGT contains the following coding sequences:
- the LOC135492998 gene encoding kinesin heavy chain-like, with the protein product MANIKTYARIKPGPKLYPEYKTSNDTVTINTTNGRTDWPASSSRNIPSDVYKFSHVFPHDSSQEQIFDTAAKDTVEAFLNGYNGTIFAYGQTGSGKTYTMEGTARLYRDRGLAPRAISMIYNALANQKDADNSIHMSYLEIYQEVGYDLLNPAARNSSAVTPFPKVVVLDCMGGSCLVKNLSSHLAASEAVAQSLLLQGQANRKVAETPMNQRSSRSHAVLTVQLTSRKTGSDIITRSKLHLVDLAGSERVAKTRTEGVQLMEAKYINLSLHHLEGVIIALQHEAGGKSGGKSLGPWTKNKHYKSYSPYNMQWNRQSTSSFSMTRRPFDGSDIYQTSKHIPYRNSLLTMVLKDSLGGNCMTSMIATLNLEYSNLGETLSTCRFAQRVACITNTVRKNEEIDDKSLIRQLQRRIGQLEAELTLIKLGQVSANSDDATLTSSKLTDEDKIFCEDLMKDFVAGKVKNPLTQGVSTPQLFCQCLRHLRDLIVNHECQTNPRITSSATNTKTERPVCHPSASTGDLKSVVTKEEKREKIVMTKRPASSGSGPRAQTSTDRFSTKGESGERPPSGNSSRGKYKSPYEKKREKEIKKLNDKIEKALNHQLDEEKKMQDWKSHIKREQLEILMKEIRTVCLSTCLHPESGDMRVQILNKHLGRIAMVLLISLILHGDSFYFSHKANQTREQLASQHAYILKLKHEGAESDLIKQERIAEKQLKKREAKIERRLDHVKLKIDQAGSSDDKDCPTSSQMRPKSVEEKYSQLIKSDGSLNTRRVLEKLHIEERNHHVKESNLQRQRINTVAEELELREAATRQKLHEFKEKLRMFRETRSSPGMFSSTDKTFNSSGYESFQMSGFSGLNTTDADKSELLASFAERENIVKSIPERYQNGESLNENVVSAFKPYKGSAKIVPKSGWLDGKSEIIQNDKVDKTGCVDAKSELRNGPLENGAEGFELDGSGEMKFNRNQNGQSALDYAFKHESSFKMFSEMNKGKSQKVTSSAEKENYPFIKATLCECESGERSEFASGSFDVEKKSSPIFTKPPLPSRQESVTNGWTMGQAKQHASASDKWNNGYSPVSSRPSTGDRWRSSSLPPKSSEKHTAITEKWNSGTTSRPSSGNSTEFLSCNGDPGEKWNSSHRSSSPIDSWSGVRPGDILRMKSASPKDFAQSYDTEGLLGNVPLLVKSHSNDVNTFDDAASKLLKDFAKMDTKSASAKKSDKNSNCSHKHPERKLKQRSRSDRNEKNRKNLRAFGDFRDPSPASDSKPLSFPEPARDQADDTYLPSEVNTRGDLDLRKMTLKDKGFDSALSCMLSDGHGASRRKPSPGAKETKTKAKMFDALLNSDAIDGDPPSQRIQAYKEEEREPKYMERVKHEKERVARIRRVRSAAETIQGFWRRYQARK